The Vidua chalybeata isolate OUT-0048 chromosome 17, bVidCha1 merged haplotype, whole genome shotgun sequence genome has a segment encoding these proteins:
- the LOC128796707 gene encoding uncharacterized protein LOC128796707 isoform X1, with protein MSAKLYVLISWPDGSRVINIENIKEPRKPFHLYTLGEQVLARCPGFSGLYWGVVEGISEHKGVLEKKLLEDRQLLEKLKEEPAVHSMMPSPPKKSRKTFPKWTSGNASRKYPSDRTCPAKPVLRVAEASLPHDASSSSIKDRRVLGSVAGSPCLLAAPPHPASAFTPPSTFITMAMPGPGTSQSEEDRAGPAARDYVALPMKRKSDGILSPCQQQICLNSREEQKIDALQEMDGFERVHKNFSPDEVERVDKMKHLERMVLDLQQDVLSLKKKVQRLESLSFQEEPHRQPCEVVELFNGYTKEQLKETIRFDQKISTACKTLLYKLFTSDYIQSHSITGRRGNTFREAKPMMDERCIKIIRVLLKQKFGDHLSDTVITEKIQNVQKALRQKFKTECL; from the exons ATGTCAGCCAAGCTCTACGTGCTCATCAGCTGGCCAGACGGCAGCCGGGTCATCAACATCGAGAACATCAAGGAGCCCCGCAAGCCCTTCCACCTCTACACCTTGGGGGAGCAGGTCCTGGCCCGCTGCCCTGGATTCAGTGGGCTGTACTGGGGTGTGGTGGAAGGCATAAGTG AGCATAAAGGTGTTTTGGAAAAGAAGCTACTGGAAGATCGACAGCTCCTGGAGAAGTTAA AAGAAGAACCAGCTGTCCACAGCATGATGCCGtccccaccaaaaaaatccaggaaaacctTTCCAAAATGGACCTCAGGGAATGCATCCAGGAAATaccccagtgacaggacctgtCCTGCAAAGCCAGTGCTGAGGGTGGCTGAGGCCAGCCTGCCCCAtgatgccagcagctcctccatcaAGGACAGGCGTGTCCTGGGAAGCGTGGCAGGGAGCCCCTGCTTGCTGGCAGCTCCCCCCCACCCAGCCAGTGCCTTCACACCTCCATCCACCTTCATCACCATGGCCATGCCAGGGCCAGGGACTTCCCAGAGTGAAGAGGACAGGGCTGGTCCAGCTGCCAGAG ATTATGTTGCCCTTCCAATGAAGAGGAAGTCAGATGGCATCTTGTCCCCGTGCCAGCAGCAGATCTGTCTGAACAG CCGTGAGGAGCAAAAGATTGATGCTTTGCAAGAGATGGATGGCTTCGAGAGGGTTCACAAAAATTTCAGTCCTGATGAGGTGGAAAG GGTGGATAAGATGAAGCATCTGGAAAGGATGGTGTTGGACCTCCAACAGGACGTCCTCTCTTTGAAGAAGAAGGTGCAGAGGCTGGAATCCCTGTCCTTCCAGGAGGAGCCCCACCGACAGCCATGTGAGGTGGTGGAGCTCTTCAATGGCTACACCAAGGAGCAGCTCAAAGAGACCATCAGGTTTGACCAGAAAATCAGCACAGCCTGCAAGACTCTGCTCTACAAACTCTTCACCTCTGACTACATCCAGAGCCACTCCATCACGGGGCGCAGGGGCAACACCTTCCGGGAGGCGAAGCCCATGATGGACGAACGCTGCATCAAAATCATCAGGGTGCTGCTGAAGCAGAAGTTTGGGGATCACCTCAGTGACACCGTGATCACAGAGAAGATCCAGAATGTGCAGAAAGCCCTGAGGCAGAAGTTTAAGACAGAATGTCTCTGA
- the LOC128796707 gene encoding uncharacterized protein LOC128796707 isoform X2, with amino-acid sequence MSAKLYVLISWPDGSRVINIENIKEPRKPFHLYTLGEQVLARCPGFSGLYWGVVEGISEHKGVLEKKLLEDRQLLEKLKEEPAVHSMMPSPPKKSRKTFPKWTSGNASRKYPSDRTCPAKPVLRVAEASLPHDASSSSIKDRRVLGSVAGSPCLLAAPPHPASAFTPPSTFITMAMPGPGTSQSEEDRAGPAARDYVALPMKRKSDGILSPCQQQICLNRVDKMKHLERMVLDLQQDVLSLKKKVQRLESLSFQEEPHRQPCEVVELFNGYTKEQLKETIRFDQKISTACKTLLYKLFTSDYIQSHSITGRRGNTFREAKPMMDERCIKIIRVLLKQKFGDHLSDTVITEKIQNVQKALRQKFKTECL; translated from the exons ATGTCAGCCAAGCTCTACGTGCTCATCAGCTGGCCAGACGGCAGCCGGGTCATCAACATCGAGAACATCAAGGAGCCCCGCAAGCCCTTCCACCTCTACACCTTGGGGGAGCAGGTCCTGGCCCGCTGCCCTGGATTCAGTGGGCTGTACTGGGGTGTGGTGGAAGGCATAAGTG AGCATAAAGGTGTTTTGGAAAAGAAGCTACTGGAAGATCGACAGCTCCTGGAGAAGTTAA AAGAAGAACCAGCTGTCCACAGCATGATGCCGtccccaccaaaaaaatccaggaaaacctTTCCAAAATGGACCTCAGGGAATGCATCCAGGAAATaccccagtgacaggacctgtCCTGCAAAGCCAGTGCTGAGGGTGGCTGAGGCCAGCCTGCCCCAtgatgccagcagctcctccatcaAGGACAGGCGTGTCCTGGGAAGCGTGGCAGGGAGCCCCTGCTTGCTGGCAGCTCCCCCCCACCCAGCCAGTGCCTTCACACCTCCATCCACCTTCATCACCATGGCCATGCCAGGGCCAGGGACTTCCCAGAGTGAAGAGGACAGGGCTGGTCCAGCTGCCAGAG ATTATGTTGCCCTTCCAATGAAGAGGAAGTCAGATGGCATCTTGTCCCCGTGCCAGCAGCAGATCTGTCTGAACAG GGTGGATAAGATGAAGCATCTGGAAAGGATGGTGTTGGACCTCCAACAGGACGTCCTCTCTTTGAAGAAGAAGGTGCAGAGGCTGGAATCCCTGTCCTTCCAGGAGGAGCCCCACCGACAGCCATGTGAGGTGGTGGAGCTCTTCAATGGCTACACCAAGGAGCAGCTCAAAGAGACCATCAGGTTTGACCAGAAAATCAGCACAGCCTGCAAGACTCTGCTCTACAAACTCTTCACCTCTGACTACATCCAGAGCCACTCCATCACGGGGCGCAGGGGCAACACCTTCCGGGAGGCGAAGCCCATGATGGACGAACGCTGCATCAAAATCATCAGGGTGCTGCTGAAGCAGAAGTTTGGGGATCACCTCAGTGACACCGTGATCACAGAGAAGATCCAGAATGTGCAGAAAGCCCTGAGGCAGAAGTTTAAGACAGAATGTCTCTGA